From the genome of Canis lupus familiaris isolate Mischka breed German Shepherd chromosome 8, alternate assembly UU_Cfam_GSD_1.0, whole genome shotgun sequence, one region includes:
- the TMEM251 gene encoding transmembrane protein 251 isoform X2, with amino-acid sequence MMNFRQRMGWIGVGLYLLASAGAFYYVFEINETYNRLALEHIQQHPEEPLEGTTWTHSLKARLLSLPFWFWTVIFLIPYLQMFLFLYSCTRADPKTVGYCIIPICLAVICNRHQAFVKASNQISRLQLIDT; translated from the coding sequence ATGATGAACTTCCGCCAGAGGATGGGATGGATTGGAGTGGGATTGTATTTGTTAGCAAGCGCAGGAGCGTTTTACTATGTTTTTGAAATCAATGAGACTTACAACAGGCTGGCCTTGGAACACATTCAGCAGCACCCGGAGGAGCCCCTTGAAGGAACCACATGGACACACTCCTTGAAAGCTCGCTTACTCTCCCTGCCTTTTTGGTTTTGGACAGTTATTTTTCTGATACCTTACTTACAgatgtttttgttcctttattcttgTACGAGAGCTGACCCCAAAACAGTGGGCTACTGTATTATCCCCATATGCTTGGCAGTTATTTGCAATCGCCACCAGGCATTTGTCAAGGCTTCTAATCAGATCAGCAGACTACAACTGATTGACACGTAA
- the TMEM251 gene encoding transmembrane protein 251 isoform X1: MPKPPDYSELSDSLTLAVGTGRFSGPLHRAWRMMNFRQRMGWIGVGLYLLASAGAFYYVFEINETYNRLALEHIQQHPEEPLEGTTWTHSLKARLLSLPFWFWTVIFLIPYLQMFLFLYSCTRADPKTVGYCIIPICLAVICNRHQAFVKASNQISRLQLIDT; the protein is encoded by the exons ATGCCCAAACCGCCCGATTATTCAGAACTGAGTGACTCTTTAACGCTTGCCGTGGGGACAGGAAGATTTTCGGGACCACT GCACAGAGCATGGAGAATGATGAACTTCCGCCAGAGGATGGGATGGATTGGAGTGGGATTGTATTTGTTAGCAAGCGCAGGAGCGTTTTACTATGTTTTTGAAATCAATGAGACTTACAACAGGCTGGCCTTGGAACACATTCAGCAGCACCCGGAGGAGCCCCTTGAAGGAACCACATGGACACACTCCTTGAAAGCTCGCTTACTCTCCCTGCCTTTTTGGTTTTGGACAGTTATTTTTCTGATACCTTACTTACAgatgtttttgttcctttattcttgTACGAGAGCTGACCCCAAAACAGTGGGCTACTGTATTATCCCCATATGCTTGGCAGTTATTTGCAATCGCCACCAGGCATTTGTCAAGGCTTCTAATCAGATCAGCAGACTACAACTGATTGACACGTAA
- the MOAP1 gene encoding LOW QUALITY PROTEIN: modulator of apoptosis 1 (The sequence of the model RefSeq protein was modified relative to this genomic sequence to represent the inferred CDS: inserted 3 bases in 2 codons; deleted 4 bases in 2 codons; substituted 1 base at 1 genomic stop codon), with translation GLARGDGCAPSEGIPLPTPTCAMAESEEALRAALAHLGEHGLRGRLFRRDENRNVALVGLTGETTRSLVPKEIPGRGGVWRVIFKPPDLDNEFLSRLNGFLEGEGTTXELTRALGYGNDPFDLGQNMIPEIQTPMLTQALEGALQPXYKKLRVFSGSEPPEPGEEEFEFRQFLHTPQMTKTWPVSDAEKRRPWLESLRGPAFDVIRFLKINSPFVTVAXCLQALEQVFGVIENPRELQIKYLTTHQRDEDKLSAYLLRLEPLLQKLVERGAIEKDVNQAHLDQFLAAAIHGTLRRKLALPQAGPAPGLLIKDEEAAEEEEALFQAVLEGHFS, from the exons GGACTGGCGCGGGGGGACGGATGTGCGCCCTCGGAGGGCATCCCGCTCCCCACCCCGACCTGTGCCATGGCGGAAAGCGAGGAGGCTCTGCGGGCCGCTTTGGCGCACTTGGGCGAGCACGGACTGCGCGGGAGGCTGTTCCGGCGGGACGAGAACAGGAACGTAGCCCTGGTCGGGCTGACC GGAGAGACTACTCGTTCTCTGGTCCCTAAGGAGATACCCGGACGAGGGGGTGTCTGGAGAGTGATCTTTAAGCCGCCAGACCTGGATAATGAGTTTTTAAGCAGATTAAACGGATTCTTAGAGGGAGAGGGCACAA TTGAGTTGACCAGAGCTCTTGGATATGGAAACGACCCTTTTGACCTAGGCCAGAACATGATCCCAGAAATACAGACCCCTATGTTGACACAAGCATTAGAGGGAGCCCTTCAGCC GTACAAAAAGCTGAGAGTGTTCTCAGGCAGTGAGCCTCCAGAACCAGGAGAAGAAGAATTCGAATTC CGGCAGTTTCTTCATACTCCTCAGATGACGAAGACATGGCCGGTGtcagatgcagagaaaagaaggCCATGGCTAGAGAGCCTCAGAGGCCCAGCATTTGATGTTATTCGTTTCCTCAAGATAAACAGTCCTTTCGTTACAGTTGCTTGATGCCTGCAGGCTCTTGAGCAAGTGTTTGGGGTTATTGAGAATCCTAGGGAATTGCAGATCAAGTATCTGACCACTCATCAGAGAGATGAAGATAAATTGTCTGCTTACCTGCTAAGGTTGGAGCCTTTATTACAGAAACTGGTAGAGAGAGGAGCAATTGAGAAAGATGTGAATCAGGCTCACCTAGACCAATTCCTGGCTGCAGCCATCCACGGAACCCTTCGCAGGAAGCTTGCTCTGCCACAGGCCGGCCCAGCCCCTGGCTTACTGATAAAGGATGAAGAAgcagctgaggaggaggaggccctTTTTCAGGCAGTATTAGAAGGGCATTTCTCCTGA